A window from Malania oleifera isolate guangnan ecotype guangnan chromosome 7, ASM2987363v1, whole genome shotgun sequence encodes these proteins:
- the LOC131159198 gene encoding uncharacterized protein LOC131159198, producing the protein MDSDPQTLTTTFATSDPLTAQFASLNDLCPELSSLQDLAVRGSWRSIVDKVARARKLSLLSHPHHHLVYLSFAVVALTKLRRYDAALAELDSLEDLDSDSYRYDSYPQIYPNRTGSMVPFSLRWLHAEIPIKLGKRQETLDRLYILLDFVRTKLKEKELNSLEVSANVWKKREAFVMNSIVGHHLSAKEYVVCLSLIKELIDRGHYDASLLAKLGYVQMQIGDLEGAKASFGRIEGMVKEGKGDDLGSFSESELKNLVNRNKALIYLVGKDYVSAVREYEECIERDGTDMVAINNKAICLMYLRDLSDSIKVLENALERAPTVALNETLVVNLCSMYELAYVNHSDIKRTLSNWIARVAPDDFDSSCTRI; encoded by the coding sequence ATGGATTCCGACCCTCAAACCCTAACCACCACCTTCGCCACCTCCGATCCCCTCACTGCTCAATTCGCCTCCCTCAACGATCTCTGCCCTGAGCTCTCCTCCCTCCAAGACCTCGCTGTCCGCGGCTCGTGGCGGTCCATCGTCGACAAGGTGGCTCGAGCCCGGaagctctctctcctctcccacCCCCACCACCACCTCGTCTACCTCTCCTTCGCCGTCGTCGCTCTCACCAAGCTCCGCCGCTACGACGCCGCTTTGGCAGAACTCGACTCCCTTGAAGACCTTGATTCTGATTCCTACAGGTACGACTCCTACCCCCAAATTTACCCTAATCGAACCGGTTCCATGGTCCCATTCTCTCTCCGGTGGCTCCATGCCGAGATTCCCATAAAATTGGGAAAACGACAAGAGACGCTAGATCGGTTGTACATTTTGCTTGATTTTGTTCGAACGAAGTTGAAGGAGAAAGAATTGAATAGTTTGGAGGTGTCTGCCAATGTGTGGAAAAAAAGGGAAGCTTTTGTGATGAATTCTATAGTTGGTCATCATTTGAGTGCGAAAGAGTATGTTGTGTGCTTGAGTTTGATCAAGGAATTGATTGATCGCGGTCATTATGATGCGTCTTTGTTGGCGAAACTTGGGTATGTGCAGATGCAAATTGGGGACTTGGAGGGGGCAAAGGCGTCGTTTGGGCGCATTGAGGGGATGGTGAAGGAGGGGAAGGGGGATGATTTGGGGTCTTTCAGTGAAAGTGAGTTGAAGAATCTTGTGAATCGGAACAAGGCATTGATTTATTTGGTGGGGAAGGATTATGTGTCGGCAGTGAGGGAGTATGAGGAATGCATAGAAAGGGATGGTACTGATATGGTGGCGATCAATAACAAGGCAATTTGCTTGATGTATTTGAGGGATCTATCAGATTCGATTAAGGTGTTGGAGAATGCACTTGAAAGGGCGCCTACTGTGGCTTTGAACGAAACACTGGTAGTGAATTTATGTAGCATGTATGAGTTGGCTTATGTTAATCATTCTGATATTAAGAGGACCTTGAGTAATTGGATTGCTCGAGTAGCTCCTGATGATTTTGATTCCTCCTGTACTCGAATATGA